In Lagopus muta isolate bLagMut1 chromosome 6, bLagMut1 primary, whole genome shotgun sequence, one DNA window encodes the following:
- the CD5 gene encoding T-cell surface glycoprotein CD5 isoform X1, with protein sequence MAAQAPALCLLLMVGMWAGCRHRGAALGPGEKPTLRLSGGGCRCTGLLEVQMWSGWSPVCWDGVSQDSVCQQLDCGPPTKLNFMPPNLEEQQAWAMRCEGMERCHWVAANCSQQAIIACSEPEPTRTEPPPVPPTTSPEPTGAPWLRLVDGNFSCSGFVELHLRGRWGAVALSPDVWPELPTRICRALGCNNPSGIPIGVTVGDTVDIPIGGPVDRPVSLPSESRLPVRWEAVVPCTSPELLDCFSWTSPGHKKASTFLICPGSQPRAGRRLAGGPTPCEGHIEVFQRGHWHMLCDEQVHRVERGRQLCRELRCGDLSFSVELRDSHASGIICKERYLHLCPESPKEVHGCSRTHVVCQMSKPPPAGTAPGTVASICLALLLLGVLLLICGPPAYRRLMKRISKKKQRQWIGPTGLHQSVSFHRNSTVTPRARVEEQRAQGRDNDYAQPPQKSLSAYPALEGTARAASALDNSSDSDYDLHSARRL encoded by the exons ATGGCAGCCCAGGCGCCCGCCCTGTGCCTTCTGCTcatggtggggatgtggg ctggctgcaggcacagaggagcagccctgggccCTGGAG AAAAGCCCACCTTGCGGCTCTCTGGTGGTGGCTGCCGCTGTACTGGGCTGCTGGAGGTGCAAATGTGGAGTGGATGGAGCCCTGTGTGTTGGGATGGTGTGAGCCAGGACAGtgtgtgccagcagctggaCTGTGGCCCTCCTACCAAGCTGAACTTCATGCCTCCCAACCTCGaggagcagcaggcatgggCTATGCGGTGCGAGGGGATGGAGAGGTGCCATTGGGTGGCCGCCAACTGCAGCCAGCAAGCTATCATCGCCTGCAGTG AGCCAGAGCCCACCAGAACCGAGCCCCCACCTGTGCCTCCCACCACCAGCCCTGAGCCCACCG GCGCCCCATGGCTGCGGTTGGTGGATGGCAACTTCAGCTGCTCAGGCTTTGTGGAGCTGCACCTGCGGGGCCGATGGGGGGCCGTGGCACTCAGCCCAGACGTTTGGCCGGAGCTGCCCACCCGCATCTGCCGTGCACTTGGCTGCAACAACCCCAGTGGTATCCCCATTGGTGTCACTGTGGGTGACACCGTTGACATCCCCATTGGTGGCCCAGTGGATCGCCCCGTGTCTCTGCCATCAGAGAGCCGCCTGCCCGTGAGGTGGGAGGCAGTGGTGCCGTGCACCAGCCCTGAATTGCTCGACTGCTTCAGCTGGACCAGCCCTGGGCACAAGAAAGCGTCCACCTTCCTCATCTGCCCAG GTTCCCAGCCACGTGCCGGGCGCAGGCTGGCAGGCGGCCCCACGCCATGCGAGGGGCACATCGAGGTGTTCCAGAGGGGCCACTGGCACATGCTATGTGACGAGCAGGTACACCGTGTCGAGCGAGGCcgccagctctgcagggagctgcgCTGTGGGGACCTCTCCTTCAGCGTCGAGCTGCGGGACTCCCATGCCAGTGGGATCATCTGCAAGGAGCGTTACCTCCACCTCTGTCCCGAGAGCCCCAAGGAGGTCCACGGCTGCTCTCGCACCCATGTGGTCT GCCAGATGTCGAAGCCACCTCCTGCTGGCACCGCACCTGGCACAGTGGCCAGCATCTGCctggccctgctcctgctgggagtCCTGCTGCTCATCTGTGGTCCCCCTGCCTACAGGAGGCTGATGAAGAGGA TCTCCAAGAAGAAGCAGCGGCAGTGGATCGGCCCCACGGGACTGCACCAGAGCG TCTCCTTCCACCGCAACAGCACTGTCACCCCGAGGGCAAGAGTGGAGGAGCAGAGGGCGCAGGGGAGGGACAATGATTATGCTCAGCCCCCCCAGAAGAGCCTGTCGGCGTACCCAG CCCTGGAAGGCACAGCACGAGCTGCCAGCGCCCTGGACAACTCCTCTGACAGTGACTACGACCTGCACTCTGCCCGCAGGCTGTGA
- the VPS37C gene encoding vacuolar protein sorting-associated protein 37C: MDTLKNRTVEELQALQEDAAEIERLALESREVQELQLEREMALAANRSLAEQNLKFQVPLETGRSELSSKYEELQNLTERCKEQKAKLEKFSAAMHPQMLLDLLQVESQKIEEESEKMAEKFLEGEVVLETFLEQFLVMRKLSHLRRVRVEKLQEVLRKSRAPQEPVRDAQQQQPPCAPVDPPQLLPVPSGAPSFPLPYSPAPAMLPGPTAHGALPPAPFAGAPLTTGHVAASQPSAQPALPYQPPPGATYPPLQAADSAPGFPKPPPGASFTPAYSWSPSRGPPHVPSFPSTPPPRPAYPPYAPPGAGRPQCPYPTQPPLPSFPIPPQPPYPPGPPCGYQPPPGNPPRPAWPGN, translated from the exons ATGGACACCCTGAAGAACCGTACTGTGGAGGAGCTCCAGGCTCTGCAGGAGGATGCTGCGGAGATCGAGCGCTTGGCCCTGGAGTCCAGGGAG gtgcaggagctgcagctggagaggGAGATGGCGCTCGCTGCCAATCGCAGCCTTGCTGAGCAGAACCTGAAGTTCCAGGTTCCTCTGGAGACAGGACGTTCTGAGCTCTCCAGCAAGTATGAGGAGCTGCAAAACCTCACTGAACGCTGTAAGGAGCAGAAGGCAAAGCTGG AGAAATTTTCAGCCGCAATGCATCCTCAAATGTTGCTGGATCTCCTGCAGGTGGAAAGCCAAAAAATTGAAGAGGAGTCTGAG aaaatGGCTGAGAAGTTCCTGGAGGGTGAGGTGGTCCTGGAGACCTTCCTTGAGCAGTTCTTGGTGATGAGGAAGTTGTCCCACTTGCGCCGGGTCAGGGtggaaaagctgcaggaggtgctgcgGAAGTCACGAGCACCACAGGAGCCTGTCAGGGacgcacagcagcagcagcctccttgTGCACCCGTGGACCCACCGCAGCTACTGCCCGTCCCATCAGGggctccttcctttcctctgcccTACAGCCCGGCCCCAGCCATGCTGCCTGGCCCCACAGCGCACGGTGCTCTCCCACCTGCTCCTTTTGCAGGTGCCCCACTCACCACAGGACACGTTGCTGCCTCTCAGCCCAGCGCCCAGCCAGCCCTTCCCTACCAGCCTCCTCCGGGTGCCACATACCCACCCTTGCAGGCTGCTGACTCCGCACCGGGCTTCCCCAAGCCTCCCCCAGGCGCCTCGTTTACACCAGCCTACTCCTGGTCTCCATCCAGGGGCCCACCGCAtgtcccctcctttccctccaCTCCACCACCCAGACCTGCCTACCCACCCTACGCACCCCCTGGGGCTGGGCGGCCACAGTGTCCCTACCCCACGCAGCCTCCCCTCCCCAGTTTTCCGATCCCCCCTCAGCCTCCCTATCCACCAGGGCCACCCTGTGGGTACCAGCCCCCACCCGGGAACCCCCCACGCCCTGCTTGGCCTGGCAACTAA
- the CD5 gene encoding T-cell surface glycoprotein CD5 isoform X3, translating into MAAQAPALCLLLMVGMWAGCRHRGAALGPGEKPTLRLSGGGCRCTGLLEVQMWSGWSPVCWDGVSQDSVCQQLDCGPPTKLNFMPPNLEEQQAWAMRCEGMERCHWVAANCSQQAIIACSEPEPTRTEPPPVPPTTSPEPTGAPWLRLVDGNFSCSGFVELHLRGRWGAVALSPDVWPELPTRICRALGCNNPSGIPIGVTVGDTVDIPIGGPVDRPVSLPSESRLPVRWEAVVPCTSPELLDCFSWTSPGHKKASTFLICPGTPCRARPPALQGAALWGPLLQRRAAGLPCQWDHLQGALPPPLSREPQGGPRLLSHPCGLPDVEATSCWHRTWHSGQHLPGPAPAGSPAAHLWSPCLQEADEEDLQEEAAAVDRPHGTAPERLLPPQQHCHPEGKSGGAEGAGEGQ; encoded by the exons ATGGCAGCCCAGGCGCCCGCCCTGTGCCTTCTGCTcatggtggggatgtggg ctggctgcaggcacagaggagcagccctgggccCTGGAG AAAAGCCCACCTTGCGGCTCTCTGGTGGTGGCTGCCGCTGTACTGGGCTGCTGGAGGTGCAAATGTGGAGTGGATGGAGCCCTGTGTGTTGGGATGGTGTGAGCCAGGACAGtgtgtgccagcagctggaCTGTGGCCCTCCTACCAAGCTGAACTTCATGCCTCCCAACCTCGaggagcagcaggcatgggCTATGCGGTGCGAGGGGATGGAGAGGTGCCATTGGGTGGCCGCCAACTGCAGCCAGCAAGCTATCATCGCCTGCAGTG AGCCAGAGCCCACCAGAACCGAGCCCCCACCTGTGCCTCCCACCACCAGCCCTGAGCCCACCG GCGCCCCATGGCTGCGGTTGGTGGATGGCAACTTCAGCTGCTCAGGCTTTGTGGAGCTGCACCTGCGGGGCCGATGGGGGGCCGTGGCACTCAGCCCAGACGTTTGGCCGGAGCTGCCCACCCGCATCTGCCGTGCACTTGGCTGCAACAACCCCAGTGGTATCCCCATTGGTGTCACTGTGGGTGACACCGTTGACATCCCCATTGGTGGCCCAGTGGATCGCCCCGTGTCTCTGCCATCAGAGAGCCGCCTGCCCGTGAGGTGGGAGGCAGTGGTGCCGTGCACCAGCCCTGAATTGCTCGACTGCTTCAGCTGGACCAGCCCTGGGCACAAGAAAGCGTCCACCTTCCTCATCTGCCCAG GTACACCGTGTCGAGCGAGGCcgccagctctgcagggagctgcgCTGTGGGGACCTCTCCTTCAGCGTCGAGCTGCGGGACTCCCATGCCAGTGGGATCATCTGCAAGGAGCGTTACCTCCACCTCTGTCCCGAGAGCCCCAAGGAGGTCCACGGCTGCTCTCGCACCCATGTGGTCT GCCAGATGTCGAAGCCACCTCCTGCTGGCACCGCACCTGGCACAGTGGCCAGCATCTGCctggccctgctcctgctgggagtCCTGCTGCTCATCTGTGGTCCCCCTGCCTACAGGAGGCTGATGAAGAGGA TCTCCAAGAAGAAGCAGCGGCAGTGGATCGGCCCCACGGGACTGCACCAGAGCG TCTCCTTCCACCGCAACAGCACTGTCACCCCGAGGGCAAGAGTGGAGGAGCAGAGGGCGCAGGGGAGGGACAATGA
- the CD5 gene encoding T-cell surface glycoprotein CD5 isoform X2 yields MAAQAPALCLLLMVGMWAGCRHRGAALGPGEKPTLRLSGGGCRCTGLLEVQMWSGWSPVCWDGVSQDSVCQQLDCGPPTKLNFMPPNLEEQQAWAMRCEGMERCHWVAANCSQQAIIACSEPTRTEPPPVPPTTSPEPTGAPWLRLVDGNFSCSGFVELHLRGRWGAVALSPDVWPELPTRICRALGCNNPSGIPIGVTVGDTVDIPIGGPVDRPVSLPSESRLPVRWEAVVPCTSPELLDCFSWTSPGHKKASTFLICPGSQPRAGRRLAGGPTPCEGHIEVFQRGHWHMLCDEQVHRVERGRQLCRELRCGDLSFSVELRDSHASGIICKERYLHLCPESPKEVHGCSRTHVVCQMSKPPPAGTAPGTVASICLALLLLGVLLLICGPPAYRRLMKRISKKKQRQWIGPTGLHQSVSFHRNSTVTPRARVEEQRAQGRDNDYAQPPQKSLSAYPALEGTARAASALDNSSDSDYDLHSARRL; encoded by the exons ATGGCAGCCCAGGCGCCCGCCCTGTGCCTTCTGCTcatggtggggatgtggg ctggctgcaggcacagaggagcagccctgggccCTGGAG AAAAGCCCACCTTGCGGCTCTCTGGTGGTGGCTGCCGCTGTACTGGGCTGCTGGAGGTGCAAATGTGGAGTGGATGGAGCCCTGTGTGTTGGGATGGTGTGAGCCAGGACAGtgtgtgccagcagctggaCTGTGGCCCTCCTACCAAGCTGAACTTCATGCCTCCCAACCTCGaggagcagcaggcatgggCTATGCGGTGCGAGGGGATGGAGAGGTGCCATTGGGTGGCCGCCAACTGCAGCCAGCAAGCTATCATCGCCTGCAGTG AGCCCACCAGAACCGAGCCCCCACCTGTGCCTCCCACCACCAGCCCTGAGCCCACCG GCGCCCCATGGCTGCGGTTGGTGGATGGCAACTTCAGCTGCTCAGGCTTTGTGGAGCTGCACCTGCGGGGCCGATGGGGGGCCGTGGCACTCAGCCCAGACGTTTGGCCGGAGCTGCCCACCCGCATCTGCCGTGCACTTGGCTGCAACAACCCCAGTGGTATCCCCATTGGTGTCACTGTGGGTGACACCGTTGACATCCCCATTGGTGGCCCAGTGGATCGCCCCGTGTCTCTGCCATCAGAGAGCCGCCTGCCCGTGAGGTGGGAGGCAGTGGTGCCGTGCACCAGCCCTGAATTGCTCGACTGCTTCAGCTGGACCAGCCCTGGGCACAAGAAAGCGTCCACCTTCCTCATCTGCCCAG GTTCCCAGCCACGTGCCGGGCGCAGGCTGGCAGGCGGCCCCACGCCATGCGAGGGGCACATCGAGGTGTTCCAGAGGGGCCACTGGCACATGCTATGTGACGAGCAGGTACACCGTGTCGAGCGAGGCcgccagctctgcagggagctgcgCTGTGGGGACCTCTCCTTCAGCGTCGAGCTGCGGGACTCCCATGCCAGTGGGATCATCTGCAAGGAGCGTTACCTCCACCTCTGTCCCGAGAGCCCCAAGGAGGTCCACGGCTGCTCTCGCACCCATGTGGTCT GCCAGATGTCGAAGCCACCTCCTGCTGGCACCGCACCTGGCACAGTGGCCAGCATCTGCctggccctgctcctgctgggagtCCTGCTGCTCATCTGTGGTCCCCCTGCCTACAGGAGGCTGATGAAGAGGA TCTCCAAGAAGAAGCAGCGGCAGTGGATCGGCCCCACGGGACTGCACCAGAGCG TCTCCTTCCACCGCAACAGCACTGTCACCCCGAGGGCAAGAGTGGAGGAGCAGAGGGCGCAGGGGAGGGACAATGATTATGCTCAGCCCCCCCAGAAGAGCCTGTCGGCGTACCCAG CCCTGGAAGGCACAGCACGAGCTGCCAGCGCCCTGGACAACTCCTCTGACAGTGACTACGACCTGCACTCTGCCCGCAGGCTGTGA
- the LOC125695327 gene encoding pepsin A produces the protein MMKLLLLLSLVALAQCDIRRVPLQKGKSLRKQLKEHGLLEDFLKKHPYNPASKYNHVFTATESYEPMTNYMDASYYGTISIGTPPQDFTVIFDTGSSNLWVPSVYCKSLACSNHNVFNPYKSSTYVSTNETVYIAYGTGSMSGILGYDTVAVSSIDVKNQIFGLSESEPGYFFYYCNFDGILGLAFPSISSAGATPVFDNMMSQDLVSQDLFSVYLSKDGESGSFVLFGGIDPNYTSEGIYWVPLSAETYWQITMDRVTIGEKYAACHLTCQAIVDTGTSLLVMPEDAYNRVISDLGISSDDEVRQEISCDDISKLPDITFHINGYTFNLPASAYVLNEDGACSLGIENMGTPTESGEQWILGDVFIRKYYVIFDRSNNRLGFSPLS, from the exons ATGATgaagctgctcctgctcctcaGCTTGGTGGCCCTGGCCCAATGTGACATCCGCAG GGTCCCGCTGCAGAAGGGAAAGTCCCTGcggaagcagctgaaggagcatGGCTTGCTGGAGGATTTCCTGAAGAAGCATCCCTACAACCCAGCCTCCAAATACAACCATGTCTTTACTGCCACTGAATCCTATGAGCCCATGACGAACTACATGGAT GCTTCGTACTATGGCACCATCTCCATCGGCACCCCGCCGCAGGACTTCACTGTCATCTTCGACACTGGCTCCTCCAACCTGTGGGTGCCCTCTGTGTATTGCAAAAGCCTGGCCTGCA GCAACCACAATGTTTTCAACCCCTACAAGTCCTCCACCTACGTGAGCACCAACGAAACCGTCTACATCGCCTACGGCACCGGCAGCATGAGCGGCATCCTCGGCTATGACACTGTGGCC GTCTCGAGCATCGATGTCAAAAATCAGATCTTTGGGCTGTCTGAGAGTGAGCCTGGCTACTTCTTCTACTACTGCAACTTTGATGGCATCCTGGGCCTGGCCTTCCCCAGCATCTCCTCCGCTGGGGCCACCCCTGTCTTCGACAACATGATGAGCCAGGACCTGGTGTCCCAGGACCTCTTCTCCGTCTACCTGAGCAA ggatggggaatcAGGCAGCTTTGTTCTCTTTGGTGGCATCGACCCAAATTACACCTCCGAAGGCATCTACTGGGTCCCACTCTCTGCTGAAACCTACTGGCAGATCACCATGGACAG GGTCACCATCGGCGAGAAGTACGCCGCCTGCCACCTCACCTGCCAGGCCATCGTGGATACTGGCACCTCACTGCTAGTCATGCCCGAAGATGCCTACAATCGTGTCATCAGTGACCTGGGTATCAGCTCTGATGACGAGGTGAGGCAGGAG ATCAGCTGTGATGACATCAGCAAACTGCCTGATATCACCTTCCATATCAATGGCTATACCTTCAACCTGCCAGCCAGCGCCTACGTGCTGAAC GAGGACGGGGCCTGCAGCCTTGGCATCGAAAACATGGGCACCCCCACTGAGTCGGGTGAGCAGTGGATCCTTGGCGATGTCTTCATCCGCAAGTACTATGTGATCTTTGACAGGAGCAACAACAGGCTGGGGTTCTCTCCCCTGTCCTGA
- the VWCE gene encoding LOW QUALITY PROTEIN: von Willebrand factor C and EGF domain-containing protein (The sequence of the model RefSeq protein was modified relative to this genomic sequence to represent the inferred CDS: inserted 1 base in 1 codon), which produces MLVVLLVRAACVSLLLPGGQGRVYSGRKKPASFAVESGCCPGWMLAPGSGQCILPLCSFGCGSGFCIAPNLCSCPDGERGVTCPEPLGSCGEYGCDLSCNHGGCQEVARVCPLGFSMVETDAGVRCNDINECLSAACEGLCVNTEGGFVCECGPGMQLAANRHSCQDTDECLATPCQHRCKNSMGSYRCSCRPGYHLHGNQHTCVDVNECRQPGERRACQHACHNTLGSFLCSCRPGYRLSRDRVSCEGFPKAILAPSPILQSLQHPPTHILLPPGAGGPRLLPSPHLPAAAPGTSIPPSPHDAIDPPPGTPTSAPLCWHRGAPQEPGARWNEPGCQSCSCQGGQVLCEAITCLIPCSHPLPAPAGGCCPSCTGCLSNGVVHTEGEVFTPSDGNCTICMCLAGNISCISPECPPGSCPSASPPNCCSCQPGGVLPEIEWLWVALPHAWGPGXGSAPHLSPRCLPPAQQNVASMARPTRTEPASAWMGTSALPVSAGWVRGTSYCPVSGTELLGDAPFSPQNGEVECSFAPCPVLDCPQHQRQLQPGQCCFSCKDPPRPSGCFVDDNGVEFPIGQIWSPGDPCELCVCQADGSVSCKRTDCVETCPYPIHIPGQCCPDCSAGCTYMGRIFYNNETFPSLLDPCLSCICLLGSVACSPVDCAIFCTYPFHPEGECCPVCKDCNYEGRKVVNGQSFSPEGRPCIRCTCQLGEVSCEERPCPQSCTEPTACCPRCQADSLLQSSDTSPLLSPSPTPQPSSLSSSPSPSPSPSLSPSPSHEGTPQTPRHRLAQVLLHTTPLSPSLGGEPPPNTPSPPLGCPGKATGSPALSSSPSSRQDAQEQPGDADMDT; this is translated from the exons ATGTTGGTCGTGCTGCTCGTCCGGGCTGCCTGTGTGTCCCTGCTCCTCCCGGGCGGGCAGGGCAGGGTGTACTCCGGGAGGAAGAAGCCGGCCAGCTTTGCCGTGGAGAG CGGATGTTGCCCCGGCTGGATGCTGGCTCCGGGCAGCGGGCAGTGCATCCTGC CgctctgctcctttggctgcgGCAGCGGCTTCTGCATTGCACCCAACCTCTGCTCGTGCCCCGATGGAGAGCGGGGCGTCACCTGCCCAG AGCCGCTAGGGAGCTGCGGGGAGTACGGCTGCGACCTCTCCTGTAACCACGGCGGGTGCCAGGAGGTGGCCCGCGTCTGTCCCCTCGGCTTCTCCATGGTGGAGACGGACGCCGGTGTCCGCTGCAATG ACATCAACGAGTGCCTGAGCGCTGCCTGCGAGGGGCTGTGCGTCAACACCGAGGGTGGCTTCGTCTGCGAGTGCGGCCCCGGCATGCAGCTGGCCGCCAACCGCCACAGCTGCCAGG ATACTGACGAGTGCCTGGCCACGCCGTGCCAGCACCGCTGCAAGAACAGCATGGGCAGCTACCGCTGCTCCTGCCGTCCTGGCTACCACCTCCATGGGAACCAGCACACCTGCGTGG ATGTCAACGAGTGCCGGCAGCCGGGTGAGCGCCGTGCCTGCCAGCATGCCTGCCACAACACACTGGGCagcttcctctgctcctgccGGCCTGGCTACCGGCTCAGCAGGGACAGGGTGTCCTGCGAAG gCTTCCCCAAGGCCATCCTGGCACCCTCGCCCATCCTGCAGTCCTTGCAGCACCCCCCCACACATATCCTACTCCCTCCCGGAGCTGGGGGACCCCGCCTGCTCCCCTCTCCTCACCTCCCTGCCGCGGCACCAGGCACATCCATTCCTCCCTCCCCTCACGATGCCATCGATCCACCCCCTGGGACTCCCACAtcagctcctctctgctggcATCGTGGGGCTCCCCAGGAGCCAGGCGCTCGCTGGAATGAGCCAGGgtgccagagctgcagctgccag GGAGGCCAAGTGCTGTGCGAGGCCATCACCTGCCTCATACCGTGCTCCCACCCTCTGCCCGCCCCGGCTGGAGgctgctgtcccagctgcaCAG GCTGCCTGAGCAATGGGGTGGTCCACACTGAGGGAGAAGTCTTCACTCCATCAGATGGAAACTGCACCATCTGCATGTGCCTG GCTGGCAATATCTCCTGCATCTCCCCGGAGTGCCCCCCAGGCTCCTGCCCCAGCGCCTCACCCCCcaactgctgctcctgccagccAGGTGGGGTCCTGCCAGAGATTGAGTGGCTGTGGGTGGCTCTGCCACACGCATGGGGTCCTG TGGGCTCAGCTCCCCATCTCAGCCCTCGTTgcctccctcctgcccagcaAAATGTAGCTTCCATGGCCAGACCTACGCGCACGGAGCCCGCTTCAGCTTGGATGGGGACGAGTGCACTACCTGTGTCTGCCGGGTGGGTCCGGGGCACTTCTTATTGTCCCGTgagtggcacagagctgctgggtgaTGCTCCCTTCTCCCCACAGAACGGAGAGGTGGAGTGCTCTTTTGCCCCGTGCCCAGTGCTGGACTGTCCCCAGCACcagaggcagctgcagcccgggcagtgctgcttcagctgcaaggACCCCCCGCGCCCCTCGG GCTGCTTCGTGGATGACAATGGGGTAGAGTTTCCCATTGGACAGATTTGGTCTCCAGGTGATCCCTGTGAGTTATGCGTATGCCAG GCTGATGGCTCGGTGAGCTGCAAGCGGACGGATTGTGTGGAGACGTGCCCCTACCCCATCCACATcccagggcagtgctgcccCGACTGCTCAGCAG GATGCACCTACATGGGGCGGATCTTCTACAACAACGAGACCTTCCCGTCACTCCTGGACCCCTGCCTCAGCTGCATCTGCCTG CTGGGCTCAGTGGCCTGCTCGCCCGTGGACTGCGCCATCTTCTGCACCTACCCCTTCCACCCCGAGGGCGAGTGCTGCCCTGTCTGTAAAG ACTGCAACTATGAGGGCAGGAAAGTGGTGAATGGGCAAAGCTTCAGCCCCGAGGGCCGGCCCTGCATCCGCTGTACCTGCCAG ctcGGGGAGGTGAGCTGCGAGGAGAGGCCGTGTCCTCAGTCCTGCACTGAGcccactgcctgctgcccacGTTGCCAAG CAGACagccttctgcagagcagtgacaCATCTCCActtctgtccccatccccaaccccacagcCATCATCCCTGTCttcatctccatccccatctccatccccatccttgTCCCCATCACCATCCCATGAGGGCACACCCCAGACCCCCCGCCACCGCCTGGCCCAGGTCCTGCTCCACACCACCCCCCTCAGCCCTTCTCTGGGGGGGGAGCCCCCTCCCAACACCCCGAGCCCCCCATTGGgctgccctggtaaggccacAGGATccccagccctcagcagcagccccagctcaaGGCAGGATGCTCAGGAACAGCCTGGGGACGCGGACATGGACACATAG